One genomic window of Tatumella citrea includes the following:
- a CDS encoding protein-glutamate methylesterase/protein-glutamine glutaminase: MNKISVLSVDDSALMRQLMTEIVNSQPDMEMVATAPDPLVARELIKQFNPAVLTLDVEMPRMDGLEFLEKLMRLRPMPVIMVSSLTGKGSEVTLRALELGAVDFVTKPQLGLREGMLAYCQVIAEKIRVAARARLYRPVTGAAPRVLNTTPILSSEKLIAIGSSTGGTEALRVVLETLPAASPAVLITQHMPPGFTHSFAERLNRICQITVKEAEDGERVLPGYAYIAPGSMHMELGRSGANYQIKLHEGEPVNRHRPSVDVLFDSVARYAGRNAVGVILTGMGNDGAAGLLKMRQANAWTIAQSESTCVVFGMPREAILLEAACDVVDLEKISQQMLTHISHGQSIRI; encoded by the coding sequence ATGAACAAAATTTCTGTGTTAAGTGTCGATGATTCGGCATTAATGCGCCAGCTGATGACAGAAATCGTGAACAGTCAGCCAGATATGGAGATGGTTGCCACGGCTCCGGACCCGCTGGTGGCACGTGAGCTGATTAAGCAATTTAATCCTGCTGTGCTCACCCTGGATGTGGAAATGCCACGCATGGACGGACTGGAGTTTCTGGAAAAACTGATGAGGCTACGGCCGATGCCGGTGATTATGGTCTCTTCCCTGACGGGAAAAGGATCCGAAGTCACCCTGCGGGCGCTTGAGCTGGGCGCTGTGGATTTTGTCACCAAACCCCAGTTGGGATTGCGAGAAGGTATGCTGGCCTATTGTCAGGTGATTGCCGAAAAAATTCGCGTCGCGGCCCGGGCGAGGCTGTATCGTCCGGTTACCGGAGCAGCTCCCCGGGTCCTGAACACTACCCCTATTCTGAGCAGTGAGAAACTGATAGCCATCGGTTCTTCGACCGGAGGCACAGAAGCGCTGCGGGTAGTCCTTGAGACCTTACCGGCAGCTTCTCCGGCAGTATTAATCACTCAGCACATGCCCCCTGGGTTTACTCATTCCTTTGCCGAACGCCTGAACCGCATCTGCCAGATCACGGTAAAAGAGGCTGAGGACGGGGAGCGGGTATTACCCGGCTACGCCTATATTGCTCCGGGGTCGATGCATATGGAACTGGGACGCAGCGGTGCTAATTACCAGATAAAGCTGCATGAAGGAGAACCGGTCAATCGCCATCGCCCGTCGGTAGATGTGTTATTTGACTCGGTAGCACGTTACGCAGGGCGCAATGCCGTTGGGGTGATCCTGACCGGAATGGGGAATGACGGCGCGGCGGGATTGCTGAAAATGCGTCAGGCAAACGCCTGGACGATAGCTCAGAGCGAATCCACCTGCGTGGTTTTCGGCATGCCGCGCGAAGCGATATTGCTGGAGGCCGCCTGTGATGTGGTCGATCTCGAAAAAATTAGTCAGCAGATGCTGACACACATCAGCCACGGACAATCGATTCGTATTTAG
- the cheZ gene encoding protein phosphatase CheZ produces MSHVPLPDNDRSVRDIVTKVGSLTRMLRDNLRELGLEQAIADAAEAIPDARDRLDYVVQMTAQAANRALSCVEAAQPHQDQLQQQATALSGRWEQWFADPIELTEARQLVTDTRQFLAEVPEHTAFTNQQLLSIMMAQDFQDLTGQVIKRMMEVIQEIERQLLVVLLENIPDSVSPSTAREDSLLNGPQIDSNASGVIANQDQVDDLLDSLGF; encoded by the coding sequence ATGAGCCATGTTCCACTGCCAGATAATGACAGGTCGGTACGTGACATTGTCACTAAAGTGGGGTCGCTGACACGAATGTTACGGGACAATCTGCGGGAACTGGGCCTTGAACAGGCAATCGCCGATGCTGCAGAAGCCATTCCGGACGCAAGGGACCGGCTCGATTATGTCGTGCAGATGACAGCTCAGGCTGCTAACCGGGCATTAAGCTGTGTGGAAGCAGCACAGCCTCATCAGGATCAGTTACAGCAACAGGCAACGGCATTATCGGGCCGTTGGGAGCAGTGGTTTGCTGACCCGATTGAGCTCACCGAAGCCCGGCAACTGGTGACAGATACCCGCCAGTTTCTGGCTGAGGTACCTGAGCATACGGCATTTACCAATCAGCAGTTGCTGTCAATCATGATGGCACAGGATTTCCAGGATCTTACCGGTCAGGTAATAAAACGCATGATGGAGGTGATTCAGGAAATTGAACGGCAATTACTGGTCGTGTTGCTGGAGAATATTCCGGACTCAGTGAGCCCTTCCACTGCCCGTGAAGACAGCCTGCTTAACGGCCCACAGATTGACAGTAATGCCAGCGGGGTCATCGCCAATCAGGATCAGGTCGATGATCTGCTTGACAGTCTCGGATTCTGA
- the cmoB gene encoding tRNA 5-methoxyuridine(34)/uridine 5-oxyacetic acid(34) synthase CmoB, with protein MIDFGRFYQQIATGPLAPWLEVLPAQLSQWQRENLHGHFRLWKKAIDHLPQLTPERCDLKNGVTADSDNLTPRQRQGIETLLRQLMPWRKGPYSLYGTDIDTEWRSDWKWQRVLPHISPLAGRTVLDVGCGSGYHMWRMLGEGAAQVVGIDPMQLFLCQFEAVRKLLGDDNRAHLLPVGIEQLPELNAFDTVFSMGVLYHRRSPLDHLMQLKNQLVSGGELVLETLVVEGDEHTVLVPGERYAQMRNVYFLPSAAALKNWLQKCGFTDVRIVDHALTSTDEQRRTDWMTSESLAEFLDPDDQQLTVEGYPAPLRAVLIASKP; from the coding sequence ATGATTGATTTTGGACGTTTTTATCAGCAAATCGCTACCGGCCCACTGGCTCCGTGGCTTGAGGTGTTACCGGCGCAACTGAGTCAGTGGCAGCGTGAAAATCTTCACGGGCATTTCCGTTTGTGGAAAAAGGCCATCGATCACCTGCCCCAACTCACCCCGGAACGTTGTGATCTGAAAAATGGTGTAACGGCCGACAGCGATAATCTGACACCACGCCAGCGCCAGGGCATCGAAACTCTGCTGCGCCAGTTAATGCCGTGGCGTAAAGGCCCTTATTCTCTGTATGGCACCGACATTGATACCGAATGGCGTTCCGACTGGAAATGGCAGCGTGTACTGCCGCATATTTCCCCGTTGGCTGGCCGTACAGTACTTGATGTCGGCTGCGGCAGTGGCTACCACATGTGGCGAATGCTGGGCGAAGGCGCGGCTCAGGTAGTCGGCATTGACCCGATGCAACTGTTTTTGTGCCAGTTTGAAGCTGTTCGCAAGCTGTTGGGCGATGATAACCGCGCACACCTGTTACCCGTAGGAATTGAGCAGCTTCCGGAACTGAACGCGTTTGATACCGTATTTTCAATGGGCGTTCTTTACCATCGTCGTTCACCACTCGATCATCTGATGCAGTTAAAAAATCAGCTGGTCAGCGGGGGGGAACTGGTACTGGAAACGTTGGTGGTCGAAGGCGATGAACATACCGTTCTGGTGCCCGGTGAACGCTATGCCCAGATGCGTAATGTCTATTTCCTGCCTTCCGCAGCCGCGCTGAAAAACTGGCTACAGAAATGCGGTTTTACTGATGTACGTATCGTAGATCACGCTCTGACCTCTACCGACGAACAGCGCAGGACCGACTGGATGACCAGTGAATCACTGGCGGAGTTTCTCGATCCGGATGATCAACAACTGACTGTAGAAGGCTACCCGGCACCATTGCGGGCAGTGCTGATCGCCAGTAAACCCTGA
- a CDS encoding flagellar protein FlhE, protein MSAADITVSDRVAGPAVTARGRWVATLPFRISLPLDARIINTGWFYQLTAAAPAGFQAQICRGRDCILTDAARGISRWFNDSHSGEVFYLRFRTESGAVIPPALRVSCAEIQVTYRQSRDRTAGQQSTLRAGTGSPVTSVRRY, encoded by the coding sequence GTGTCTGCTGCTGATATCACTGTCAGCGACCGTGTTGCGGGGCCGGCAGTGACTGCCAGAGGGCGATGGGTGGCTACATTACCGTTTCGAATCAGTTTGCCGCTTGATGCCCGGATTATTAACACAGGTTGGTTTTATCAGTTAACTGCTGCCGCTCCGGCAGGTTTTCAGGCACAGATCTGCAGGGGAAGAGATTGTATTCTGACGGATGCAGCACGAGGGATCAGTCGCTGGTTCAACGACAGCCATTCCGGCGAGGTGTTTTATTTACGATTTCGTACAGAGAGCGGGGCGGTTATCCCGCCTGCACTGCGGGTGAGTTGTGCAGAAATCCAGGTGACTTACCGGCAATCCCGCGACAGGACTGCCGGTCAGCAAAGCACCCTGCGCGCTGGCACAGGGTCGCCAGTTACATCCGTTCGACGGTATTAA
- the flhA gene encoding flagellar biosynthesis protein FlhA, with translation MDNLAKKLRLPARWSDVEWQVLAGPVMILMILAMMVLPLPPFLLDLLFTFNIALSVMVLLVAMFTRKTLEFAAFPTVLLFATLLRLALNIASTRIILLQGHTGAAAAGKVVEAFGHFLVGGNFAIGIVVFVILVVINFMVITKGAGRIAEVGARFVLDGMPGKQMAIDADLNAGLIGEDEAKARRNEVTQEADFYGSMDGASKFVRGDAVAGILIMVINIIGGLLVGVVQHGLDVGQAAASYTLLTIGDGLVAQIPALVISTAAGVIVTRVSTDSNVGEQMVTQLFSHPRVMLLSAAVLGLLGIVPGMPNLVFLLFTAGLLLLAWWLKGREELQTASRQQQQRTKTPEPVITDVSWEDVALEDPLAMEVGYRLIPLVDELQQGDLPGRIRGIRKKFAQAMGFLPPAVHISDNLSLPASGYRIIMKGVEIGRGDVWPGRWLAINPGGASGELPGDITHDPAFGLQAKWIDGALRDQAQTLGYTVVEASTVVATHLNHLISQYASELFGREEARLLLERVSREMPKLTEGLIPDLLTLTTLHKVLQNLLSEQVSVRDMRTIVETLAEHSPVTTDSDLLTSAVRISLGRAITQQWFPGNDEMLVIGLQPATETLLLQVIQSGSGLEPGLAEQLTLQTAAAITTQEAQGVSPVLVVQPGLRQLLSRYLRRSFPQLVVMSAAEVNAHRQIRQTATIGNSL, from the coding sequence ATGGATAATCTGGCAAAGAAACTACGGCTGCCTGCACGCTGGAGCGATGTAGAGTGGCAGGTACTGGCAGGGCCGGTAATGATTCTGATGATACTGGCAATGATGGTATTGCCGTTACCCCCGTTTCTGCTCGATCTGCTGTTTACATTTAATATCGCGCTGTCAGTGATGGTTTTGTTGGTAGCCATGTTTACCCGTAAAACGCTGGAGTTTGCGGCTTTTCCTACCGTACTGCTGTTTGCGACGTTATTGCGACTGGCACTGAATATTGCTTCGACGCGAATCATTTTATTGCAGGGACATACCGGAGCAGCAGCGGCAGGTAAAGTTGTGGAAGCCTTTGGCCATTTCCTGGTGGGCGGTAATTTTGCTATCGGAATTGTAGTGTTTGTTATCCTGGTGGTGATTAATTTTATGGTAATTACCAAAGGCGCAGGACGTATTGCCGAGGTTGGGGCGCGTTTTGTGCTGGACGGTATGCCGGGCAAACAAATGGCTATCGACGCCGATTTAAATGCGGGTCTGATTGGTGAAGATGAAGCCAAAGCCCGGCGAAATGAAGTGACGCAGGAGGCCGATTTCTATGGCTCAATGGATGGTGCCAGTAAATTTGTTCGTGGCGATGCCGTTGCCGGCATTTTGATTATGGTAATTAACATCATCGGCGGACTGTTGGTGGGCGTGGTACAGCATGGCCTGGATGTCGGTCAGGCCGCCGCCAGCTACACATTGTTGACTATCGGTGACGGGCTGGTCGCCCAGATTCCTGCGCTGGTGATCTCTACAGCGGCCGGGGTGATAGTGACCCGGGTCAGTACTGACAGTAATGTCGGTGAACAGATGGTCACGCAGTTGTTCAGTCATCCACGGGTGATGTTACTGAGTGCAGCAGTGCTTGGACTGTTAGGGATTGTTCCCGGAATGCCTAATCTGGTGTTTTTACTGTTTACCGCCGGGTTGCTGCTGCTTGCCTGGTGGCTGAAAGGGCGGGAGGAACTACAGACAGCCAGTCGTCAGCAACAGCAACGCACCAAAACTCCAGAACCCGTGATAACCGACGTAAGTTGGGAAGATGTGGCACTTGAAGATCCGCTGGCGATGGAGGTTGGTTACCGGCTGATTCCGCTGGTGGATGAACTGCAACAGGGTGATTTACCTGGCAGGATTCGGGGTATTCGTAAAAAATTTGCCCAGGCGATGGGTTTTCTGCCCCCGGCCGTGCATATCAGTGACAACCTGAGCCTGCCGGCTTCCGGCTACCGAATAATCATGAAAGGTGTTGAAATTGGCCGTGGGGATGTCTGGCCAGGACGGTGGCTGGCGATTAATCCCGGCGGAGCCAGCGGGGAATTGCCCGGTGATATCACCCATGACCCCGCGTTTGGGCTGCAGGCAAAATGGATTGATGGTGCGTTACGGGATCAGGCTCAGACCCTGGGATATACCGTGGTAGAAGCCAGTACCGTAGTCGCTACCCACCTTAATCACCTGATCAGTCAGTACGCCAGTGAACTGTTCGGTCGTGAGGAAGCCCGGCTGTTGCTGGAGCGAGTGAGTCGTGAAATGCCTAAACTCACCGAAGGTCTGATCCCTGATCTGTTAACCCTGACCACGCTGCATAAAGTGCTGCAAAATCTGTTGAGTGAGCAGGTTTCTGTCCGTGATATGCGTACTATTGTTGAAACGCTGGCAGAACACAGTCCGGTGACTACTGACAGTGATCTGCTGACCAGCGCAGTACGTATCAGCCTCGGCAGAGCGATAACTCAGCAATGGTTTCCGGGCAATGATGAGATGCTGGTGATTGGTCTGCAACCCGCCACCGAAACTTTACTGCTACAGGTAATTCAGAGTGGCAGTGGTCTGGAACCGGGATTAGCTGAACAACTGACACTGCAGACGGCTGCTGCTATCACCACCCAGGAAGCGCAGGGCGTTTCCCCGGTCCTGGTCGTGCAGCCAGGTTTGCGCCAGTTGTTGTCCCGATATTTACGCCGCAGTTTTCCACAACTGGTGGTGATGTCAGCGGCAGAAGTGAATGCACACCGGCAAATCCGTCAGACTGCCACCATCGGCAATTCTCTGTGA
- the cheR gene encoding protein-glutamate O-methyltransferase CheR: MEKQVNSSVRQTKPVASQSHKLLLSEANFQRLCQLIYQRAGIVLASHKREMVYNRLMRRLRLLQMNDFSQYLALLESQPNSSEWQEFINALTTNLTSFFREAHHFPLLAEHARQRQGCYQVWSCAASTGEEPYSIAITLAETLGAGPGKFQVYASDIDTQVLEKARNGIYRKEALDALSSEQLQRFFLNGKGPQQGQVRIRPELGNLVHFFQLNLLSPDWKLSEKFDAIFCRNIMIYFDKSTQVAILRQMVRYLKPGGLLFAGHSENFSQISQDFWLRGKTVYSLAKERQ; this comes from the coding sequence ATGGAAAAACAAGTAAACAGCTCTGTACGGCAGACCAAACCTGTTGCCAGCCAGTCACATAAACTGCTGTTATCCGAAGCGAATTTTCAGCGTCTTTGCCAGCTAATCTATCAAAGAGCGGGGATTGTACTGGCTTCTCATAAAAGGGAAATGGTCTACAACCGGTTAATGAGGCGGCTGCGTCTGTTGCAGATGAATGATTTCAGCCAGTATCTGGCCTTACTTGAAAGTCAGCCGAACAGCAGCGAATGGCAGGAATTTATCAATGCGTTAACCACCAATCTGACTTCATTTTTCCGCGAAGCCCATCATTTTCCACTGCTGGCCGAACATGCCCGCCAGCGTCAGGGATGCTACCAGGTATGGAGTTGTGCGGCATCGACAGGAGAAGAACCTTATTCAATAGCCATTACCCTCGCCGAAACGCTGGGGGCCGGCCCGGGTAAGTTTCAGGTGTATGCCAGTGATATTGATACTCAGGTACTGGAGAAAGCACGCAACGGGATTTACCGCAAAGAAGCTCTGGATGCGCTGTCGTCGGAGCAATTACAGCGATTTTTCCTGAACGGGAAAGGGCCGCAGCAGGGGCAGGTTCGTATCCGGCCTGAACTGGGTAATCTGGTGCATTTTTTCCAGCTTAATCTGCTGAGTCCTGACTGGAAACTGTCGGAGAAGTTCGATGCGATATTTTGTCGCAATATTATGATTTATTTCGATAAATCTACGCAGGTAGCCATACTCCGTCAAATGGTTCGCTATCTGAAGCCTGGCGGTTTGTTGTTTGCCGGTCATTCAGAAAACTTTAGTCAGATAAGTCAGGATTTTTGGCTACGAGGCAAGACGGTCTACAGCCTTGCTAAGGAAAGGCAATGA
- the cheY gene encoding chemotaxis response regulator CheY yields MADSNLHFLVVDDFNTMRRIVRNLLKELGYTNVEEAEDGADALHKLQAGAFDFVITDWNMPNMDGLELLHSIRGDAKLSEMPVLMVTAEARKENIIAAAQAGASGYVVKPFTAAILEEKLNKIFEKLGI; encoded by the coding sequence ATGGCGGACAGTAATTTACATTTTCTGGTTGTTGATGATTTCAATACGATGCGGCGCATCGTGCGTAATTTATTAAAAGAACTGGGTTACACCAACGTTGAAGAAGCGGAGGACGGTGCCGATGCTCTGCATAAACTCCAGGCCGGTGCTTTTGATTTCGTAATTACAGACTGGAATATGCCCAATATGGACGGGCTGGAACTGCTCCACAGCATTCGTGGCGACGCAAAATTATCAGAAATGCCGGTACTGATGGTCACTGCGGAAGCCAGGAAAGAGAATATCATCGCAGCTGCACAGGCAGGTGCCAGCGGGTATGTAGTTAAGCCGTTTACGGCGGCTATCCTGGAAGAGAAGCTGAATAAAATCTTCGAAAAACTCGGTATTTAG
- the flhB gene encoding flagellar biosynthesis protein FlhB, which translates to MADQDKDDKTEAPSARRIEKAREEGDIPRSRELTSLLMLLAGLLLLRISAEPVAGAMKTMMRSGLHFGQRMVRDGDPLLLSSRLLWQSCLAVLPVLCGVMLVAAAAPMLLGGISLSSKSLKFNPGRMNPVSGFARLFSGQMVAELTKGLLKVVVSCCTAGSYLFSHWDAFLALLAMPVSEAIPCGLSLVLPCGIWVVLSMIPMVGFDVFWQLYSYQKKLRMSRQDLRDEYKQQEGDPQVKSRIRQQMRAAARRRMMAAVPTADVIVTNPTHFAVALQYQEGKMHAPKVVAKGRDKLAARIREMAGQHHIPMLEAPPLARALYRHTEPGDFIPGALYGAVAEVMAWVWQLRRWSTVGGSRPVAPQNLQVPQQMDMTGEFSQHG; encoded by the coding sequence GTGGCAGATCAGGATAAGGACGATAAAACAGAAGCCCCCAGTGCACGGCGAATAGAGAAAGCCCGTGAAGAGGGGGATATTCCCCGCTCACGCGAACTGACCTCATTACTGATGCTACTGGCAGGTTTGCTGCTACTGCGCATCAGTGCCGAACCTGTTGCCGGTGCGATGAAAACTATGATGCGCAGCGGGCTACATTTTGGTCAGAGAATGGTTCGTGATGGTGACCCGTTGCTGCTGAGCAGCCGTTTGCTCTGGCAAAGTTGCCTGGCGGTATTGCCGGTACTATGCGGTGTGATGCTGGTTGCTGCCGCTGCACCTATGTTACTGGGTGGCATCTCGCTCAGCAGCAAATCCCTGAAATTTAATCCCGGCAGAATGAATCCGGTCAGTGGTTTCGCACGATTGTTCAGCGGGCAGATGGTTGCAGAACTGACCAAGGGATTACTCAAAGTGGTAGTCAGTTGCTGCACCGCCGGTAGCTACCTGTTCAGTCACTGGGATGCTTTTCTGGCGTTACTGGCAATGCCGGTCAGTGAAGCTATCCCCTGCGGACTGTCACTGGTGCTGCCATGCGGTATCTGGGTGGTGCTAAGCATGATTCCGATGGTCGGATTTGATGTGTTCTGGCAGTTATATAGCTATCAAAAAAAGTTACGAATGTCGCGCCAGGATTTGCGGGATGAGTATAAACAGCAGGAAGGTGATCCACAGGTTAAAAGCCGGATTCGCCAGCAAATGCGTGCGGCAGCCAGACGCAGGATGATGGCGGCAGTACCCACAGCGGATGTGATTGTGACAAACCCGACTCACTTTGCCGTGGCTCTGCAATATCAGGAAGGGAAGATGCATGCACCTAAGGTTGTCGCCAAAGGGCGTGACAAACTGGCTGCCCGAATTCGTGAGATGGCTGGCCAGCACCATATTCCTATGCTTGAGGCTCCACCACTGGCCAGGGCGCTGTATCGCCATACAGAACCTGGAGATTTTATTCCCGGAGCGTTATATGGCGCGGTTGCAGAAGTAATGGCATGGGTCTGGCAACTTCGTCGCTGGAGTACCGTGGGCGGAAGTCGTCCGGTAGCCCCCCAAAATTTGCAGGTACCACAACAAATGGATATGACAGGAGAGTTTTCACAGCATGGATAA
- a CDS encoding VOC family protein, which produces MSDFASFARLLPDLADDLQRFAGDLSQLAHRLGLSLADLQPDHISVRCHQNTTAERWFEGLSQLGEMFSRAEINQRPVCLFRLHQPLRLLNWHMHIIELPWPGNKHYPHEGWEHIEVVLPGEPETVGQRAMALIADHGLTQPGISFKTSTPAGQHDCLPNPTLAVTDGKTTIKFHPYTLEQIVASEQQR; this is translated from the coding sequence ATGAGCGATTTTGCTTCTTTTGCCCGGTTGCTGCCGGATCTTGCGGATGACCTGCAACGTTTTGCCGGCGATCTCAGCCAGCTTGCCCATCGGCTGGGACTCTCCCTGGCAGACTTACAGCCTGATCACATCTCGGTACGTTGTCACCAGAATACGACGGCAGAACGCTGGTTTGAGGGACTTTCGCAACTGGGAGAGATGTTTTCCCGTGCGGAAATTAACCAGCGCCCGGTTTGCCTGTTCAGGTTACATCAGCCACTGCGTTTACTTAACTGGCATATGCATATTATAGAGCTACCCTGGCCTGGTAATAAGCATTACCCGCATGAAGGCTGGGAACATATTGAAGTGGTACTGCCCGGGGAGCCGGAAACTGTCGGGCAACGGGCGATGGCGCTGATTGCTGACCACGGTTTGACCCAGCCGGGAATCTCTTTTAAAACCAGTACTCCCGCGGGCCAGCACGATTGTCTGCCAAATCCAACCCTGGCAGTAACTGACGGTAAAACCACCATCAAATTTCATCCTTATACCCTCGAACAGATTGTTGCCAGCGAACAACAGCGCTAA
- the argS gene encoding arginine--tRNA ligase — protein MNIQAILSEKISQAMIAAGAPADCEAQVRQSAKAQFGDYQANGIMAVAKKLGQAPRQLAEQVLSHLDLNGIAVKTEIAGPGFINIFLDPHWLAAQAEQALASDNLNVAPVKPQTIVIDYSAPNVAKEMHVGHLRSTIIGDASVRTLEFLGHHVIRANHIGDWGTQFGMLIAFLEKKQQEQQTEIALSDLEAFYREAKQLYDQDEAFAERARSYVVKLQGGDEYCAQMWKKLVDITMAQNQHNYDRLNVSLTRDDVMGESLYNSMLPGIVADLEQKGLAVESEGAVVVYLDEYKTKEGEPMGVIIRKKDGGYLYTTTDIACAKYRYETLKADRVLYYIDSRQHQHLMQAWTIVRKAGYVPDSVPLEHHMFGMMLGKDGRPFKTRAGGTIKLADLLDEAHERALKLVSDKNPDMPADELQQLAEVIGIGAVKYADLSKSRTTDYVFDWDNMLAFEGNTAPYLLYAYSRVLSVFRKAGISEQATEGKIILGETREAALATRLLQFEETVLQVAREGTPHVMCSYLYELAVLFSGFYEHCPILAAEDEATRQSRLKLASLTARTLKTGLDTLGINTVERM, from the coding sequence GTGAATATTCAGGCTATTCTTTCAGAAAAAATCAGTCAGGCAATGATTGCAGCCGGCGCTCCTGCCGACTGTGAAGCACAGGTTCGTCAGTCCGCAAAAGCACAGTTCGGTGACTATCAGGCCAATGGTATTATGGCTGTAGCCAAAAAACTGGGCCAGGCCCCGCGACAACTGGCAGAACAGGTGCTGAGTCATCTTGACCTGAACGGAATTGCCGTAAAAACCGAAATCGCAGGCCCCGGGTTTATTAATATCTTCCTGGACCCGCACTGGCTGGCCGCTCAGGCAGAACAGGCACTGGCTTCCGATAATCTGAATGTTGCACCGGTCAAACCTCAGACTATCGTGATTGACTATTCTGCACCGAACGTCGCGAAAGAGATGCACGTGGGTCACTTACGCTCAACCATTATTGGTGATGCTTCAGTCCGTACCCTGGAATTTCTTGGCCACCATGTGATCCGCGCCAACCATATCGGTGACTGGGGAACTCAGTTCGGTATGCTGATTGCCTTCCTGGAGAAGAAACAACAGGAACAGCAGACAGAAATCGCCCTGTCCGACCTGGAAGCTTTTTATCGCGAAGCTAAACAGCTGTACGATCAGGATGAAGCTTTCGCTGAACGCGCCCGCAGTTACGTGGTGAAACTTCAGGGTGGCGATGAATACTGTGCTCAGATGTGGAAAAAACTGGTGGATATCACCATGGCACAGAACCAGCATAACTATGACCGTCTGAATGTGAGTCTGACCCGCGACGATGTGATGGGTGAAAGTCTGTATAACTCTATGTTGCCGGGAATTGTCGCTGATCTCGAACAAAAGGGCCTTGCGGTTGAAAGTGAAGGTGCCGTTGTGGTTTACCTTGATGAGTATAAAACCAAAGAAGGCGAACCTATGGGCGTCATCATCCGTAAAAAAGATGGCGGCTACCTGTACACCACCACCGATATTGCCTGCGCCAAATATCGTTATGAGACACTGAAAGCAGACCGCGTACTCTATTATATTGACTCGCGTCAGCACCAGCACCTGATGCAGGCCTGGACCATTGTCCGCAAAGCCGGTTATGTGCCGGACAGTGTGCCTCTTGAACACCATATGTTCGGCATGATGCTGGGTAAAGATGGTCGTCCGTTCAAAACCCGTGCGGGAGGGACGATTAAGCTGGCAGATCTGTTAGATGAAGCACATGAACGTGCCCTGAAACTGGTCAGTGATAAAAATCCTGATATGCCGGCAGATGAGTTGCAGCAACTGGCGGAAGTTATTGGTATTGGTGCGGTAAAATATGCCGACCTGTCGAAAAGCCGTACCACTGATTACGTGTTCGACTGGGATAATATGCTGGCATTTGAAGGTAACACTGCCCCGTATCTCCTGTATGCCTATTCCCGGGTGCTGTCAGTGTTCCGCAAAGCGGGCATCAGTGAGCAGGCTACCGAAGGTAAGATTATCCTTGGTGAAACACGTGAAGCCGCACTGGCTACCCGTCTGTTACAGTTCGAAGAGACAGTATTGCAGGTAGCCCGTGAAGGCACGCCACATGTGATGTGTTCTTACCTCTACGAACTGGCGGTACTGTTTTCTGGCTTTTATGAACACTGCCCGATTCTGGCAGCAGAAGATGAAGCCACCCGCCAGAGCCGCCTGAAACTGGCCAGTCTGACTGCCAGAACTCTGAAAACCGGTCTGGATACCCTGGGTATTAATACCGTCGAACGGATGTAA
- the cutC gene encoding copper homeostasis protein CutC, giving the protein MTTLEICCYGPDCVIQAAEAGADRIELCAAPHEGGLTPSLGVLQEVITQVSVPVHPIIRPRGGDFCYSEAEFRAIKSDIAQVKELGFAGLVVGILDQHAHIDIARMQQIMALCEGIPVTFHRAFDQCQNPYRALEELTDLGVARILTSGQQERAENGLALLAELNVRSRGPVIMAGSGVRLSNLHRFTGAGLTEVHSSASKPVSSPMHYRKAGVSMSSISPEDEFTRYVVDGEMVAAMKSMMQ; this is encoded by the coding sequence ATGACTACGTTGGAAATCTGTTGTTACGGTCCGGATTGTGTAATACAGGCAGCTGAGGCCGGAGCTGACCGTATCGAGCTCTGCGCTGCACCCCATGAAGGCGGACTGACCCCGTCACTGGGCGTATTACAGGAAGTGATAACACAGGTTTCAGTACCGGTACATCCGATTATTCGTCCCCGTGGTGGTGACTTTTGTTACAGCGAGGCTGAGTTCCGGGCGATTAAATCGGATATTGCTCAGGTAAAAGAGCTGGGTTTTGCAGGACTGGTCGTCGGAATTCTTGATCAGCATGCACACATTGATATAGCGCGGATGCAGCAGATTATGGCGTTGTGTGAGGGTATCCCAGTGACCTTCCATCGTGCATTTGATCAATGCCAGAATCCTTACCGTGCCCTGGAGGAACTGACCGATCTTGGAGTTGCGCGGATACTGACGTCAGGCCAACAGGAGCGGGCAGAGAATGGCCTGGCATTACTGGCTGAACTTAACGTTCGTAGCCGGGGACCGGTAATTATGGCCGGTTCAGGCGTCAGGCTGAGTAATCTGCACCGCTTTACCGGCGCGGGGCTGACCGAGGTTCACAGTTCAGCCAGCAAACCGGTCAGTTCACCAATGCATTATCGTAAAGCCGGGGTCAGCATGAGTTCAATTTCACCTGAAGACGAATTCACGCGTTATGTGGTCGATGGTGAAATGGTGGCAGCAATGAAAAGTATGATGCAGTAA